The following are encoded together in the Bos taurus isolate L1 Dominette 01449 registration number 42190680 breed Hereford chromosome 17, ARS-UCD2.0, whole genome shotgun sequence genome:
- the PRR14L gene encoding protein PRR14L isoform X5: protein MKVHGTKVDDNKGLENGRVSQGLLAGCRGHSETDEIMTSAEVSESSTLVSLEPLNIVDPGLTEANPKEKECEEIRTYPSWLSLLPGNSAVSKVDSREEELRKLNLVCEADDNHQQVPGHHSERHSSAHDSPKATRKVVITEPSEENSKVSHFTSGLSGPGSRTTSSEKRGLEGDGLPKGSAGKTHSSCLDGNGQSQNLSSREEHKQPLNPRSERELFLVNTRQPGENSSRHCSGKKETTVFPKENAHDHYCPRGSPHIGCSNSFLPSSFTKAMEGMLEKNDLKITLDVHGSLANNEDHRGTFAEMSQPGTDSEGSHFPSSVQIEEPEQTTTLEPSVLTEKTHSRDCDSLVRTQRNLEGRPQLNQASPNGFLIEGKSLVSLTPEDQINSINEMSKPKKDITPLPPSLELDDRPESEIAIQNAQDHGPHLGKQSAAWEVNKFPHDNKLVVNKTGSECVLNQVSLNSETHTKLPSDKEMPVAVSGGSRQSQRPPSEDGTAVTAGTHPIPVKTKTEDISPPSDRTCGASSNSRSERLERKTEAANSGVGSLHSGLPSDKSKVAALPVEVSVRERQSVPSQDLSSCPCVKKNVPEESRCAALEPSRTTLGVENCLLTKYEDTFQHIDHHSQGRDSSVESCSCRKNCASEESEPGEGETEGSLPGGEARDEMMAGTLNSEAPDQTTRPCKEGPEEKEQDTPKETVFCQRDVSARVAQELNQPTNIPSPEKLFGQFPPIMFSGVKNVNQAAETPKQKADDALGSQGNPGGPNECRGEGNPAEETLGRDQCKSPTEPDREASHSLKAPPVGSGSNSSASGRSPKKGGCGRTSDCAEPTDGTAHVVSTGCSDEPTEGILDGRVSGTLTGGARHARATSLEASASTLSQRGAPVAAFIGVIDQESDFQDAASSTSDSLNIKKSCEEKVWRPVEDCEMEVCPGPCVPDTGSVADHEPDVRVLGKINMSLNYIHHEEQVKEASLRETQGTIEGSRLEINPEQDKENTIGISSVELTSSGHHDVNSVPSRSPKSTEIMPLHPLSQKKSETIINSEETDPQNLFKPIDGEMPCENKNTTVLPEMEGGAPRSESEPSKESSTAIRAESSPLMLDAETNVKGEDTAEQQSGPWGQFPAGQESQEMAIREGGLADVPSQASQTHLRAPRVPADSERRPSQKVLSHKEEEQARQKEAHTVLGQCTTSHTLSDEGQSQSPPQGGENEPASETEVTSAKPATGASAVGPQKPIDVEEESSCHPLRKDTESCTCPGPRTAPRRAQDPSSTGREAFHGAFGNTSHRKGALPLKKQPPRTCKKVSCQELVSVGRKRSRIAHSAFLKSSSETIPTKAHRFLTSRAMSVPACPEPETAPARSLVSHVPKLKAAPGPPSGGLNVRMPTKELALLSKLSILASRLVPAARTQKLRSRRCSSDLLPVAKSYKQLRYRRLLDGFSCSMTQLNPCLAAGDWDRRPSSKPLMLYSLETVKMSFIDVSDKMPSLLLGSETFPVSFRVKLGPERVAESPRTFPEHCAPARLALGEARWGRSPPPKWTFSFFLAQGCPGMATFREDPGLCSQAGAQPPVPLQDRRATALVQTRGGCSVLGLHTLLALCSPGCYRIWTKKRSCVSHTPAMQRLFMTQLTQGLKGLRSPASIADKVFCSLPYSVGRVLSIWSQHGPSACPLEISALPPSHSKRQSPLGAMSSRTVLPSMPLPGLEAAYSAGGSHMRLEPPFPALVPKSHLVTDSAVSKLLFSASEFPVPGFDELDGVTAACPRPQGSPPDQKEAELEKRPKKVSQIRIRKTIPKPDPNLTPMGLPRPKRLKKKEFSLEEIYTNKNYKSPPANRCLETIFEEPKERNGTLISISQQKRKRVLEFQDFTVPRKRRARGKVKVAGSFTRAQKAALQSRELDALLIQKLMELETFFAKEEEEQEQSSGC from the exons ATGAAGGTCCATGGAACTAAGGTGGACGATAACAAAGGACTCGAGAATGGCCGTGTGAGTCAGGGTCTCTTGGCTGGGTGTCGTGGACACTCAGAGACAGACGAAATCATGACCAGTGCTGAGGTTTCAGAGTCCAGCACCTTAGTTTCTCTAGAGCCTTTAAACATTGTGGACCCTGGATTAACAGAAGcaaatccaaaagaaaaagaatgtgaagaaataaGAACTTATCCTTCTTGGTTGTCATTGTTACCAGGGAACAGTGCTGTTTCCAAAGTGGACAGCAGGGAGGAAGAGTTACGTAAATTAAACCTCGTCTGTGAAGCCGATGACAATCACCAACAGGTCCCTGGGCACCACAGTGAGAGACACAGTTCTGCACATGACAGTCCCAAAGCCACGAGAAAGGTGGTTATAACAGAACCCTCAGAAGAAAATTCTAAAGTTTCCCATTTCACATCAGGTTTATCTGGTCCAGGATCCAGAACAACATCCTCAGAAAAGCGTGGTCTTGAAGGTGATGGCTTGCCAAAGGGATCTGCTGGAAAGACGCACAGTTCCTGTTTGGATGGGAATGGTCAAAGCCAGAACTTGTCTTCTAGAGAAGAACACAAACAGCCTTTGAACCCTAGAAGTGAAAGAGAACTCTTCCTTGTTAACACCAGGCAACCAGGAGAGAATTCTAGTCGCCACTGTTCTGGAAAAAAAGAGACTACTGTCTTCCCCAAAGAAAATGCCCACGATCACTACTGCCCTCGAGGCAGTCCCCATATAGGCTGCTCCAATTCCTTCCTACCCAGTTCTTTTACTAAAGCCATGGAAGGAATGCttgaaaaaaatgatttgaaaatcaCTTTAGATGTTCACGGTAGCTTGGCAAACAATGAGGACCACAGAGGAACTTTTGCTGAAATGAGCCAACCAGGCACAGACTCTGAAGGGAGTCATTTTCCCTCCTCGGTGCAGATTGAAGAACCAGAACAGACAACTACCCTGGAGCCCAGTGTGCTGACTGAGAAGACTCACAGTAGAGACTGTGACTCCTTAGTCCGTACCCAGAGAAATCTAGAAGGCAGACCCCAGTTAAACCAAGCCTCACCTAAtggatttttaattgaagggaaATCCCTTGTGAGTTTAACGCCAGAGGACCAGATAAATTCTATAAATGAGATGTCTAAGCCCAAGAAAGACATTACTCCATTGCCACCATCCCTAGAACTTGATGACAGGCCTGAGTCAGAAATAGCCATACAAAATGCCCAGGACCATGGTCCACATTTAGGTAAACAGAGCGCTGCCTGGGAGGTGAATAAATTTCCTCATGACAACAAACTGGTTGTAAACAAAACAGGAAGTGAATGTGTTTTAAATCAAGTGTCCCTTAATTCTGAAACCCACACAAAGTTGCCAAGCGACAAAGAGATGCCTGTGGCAGTGAGCGGGGGTTCCCGCCAGAGCCAGCGCCCTCCATCAGAGGATGGCACAGCTGTCACTGCCGGAACCCACCCCATTCCTGTGAAAACAAAGACGGAAGACATCTCTCCACCAAGTGACAGAACCTGTGGTGCCTCTTCAAACAGCAGATCAGAACGCCTAGAAAGAAAGACCGAAGCAGCTAACTCGGGAGTAGGTAGTCTGCATTCTGGACTTCCCTCAGATAAGAGCAAAGTGGCAGCCTTGCCTGTAGAGGTCTCAGTCCGGGAACGTCAGAGCGTTCCGTCTCAGGATCTCTCTAGCTGCCCTTGTGTGAAGAAAAACGTCCCAGAGGAGAGCAGGTGTGCTGCCCTGGAGCCCAGCAGAACGACCCTGGGCGTTGAGAACTGTCTGTTAACCAAGTATGAAGATACCTTTCAGCATATCGATCACCACTCCCAAGGGAGAGACAGCTCTGTGGAAAGCTGCAGCTGTAGAAAGAATTGTGCATCGGAGGAAAGTGAGCCAGGTGAGGGAGAAACTGAAGGCAGCCTTCCTGGAGGTGAGGCCAGAGATGAAATGATGGCAGGCACGTTAAACAGTGAAGCTCCAGACCAAACCACCCGACCATGCAAGGAAGGGCCAGAGGAAAAAGAACAGGACACACCCAAAGAGACTGTGTTCTGTCAACGTGATGTTTCTGCTCGTGTCGCACAAGAATTAAACCAACCCACAAACATTCCAAGTCCTGAAAAACTGTTTGGCCAGTTTCCTCCCATAATGTTCTCCGGTGTTAAGAACGTGAACCAAGCAGCTGAAACTCCCAAGCAGAAGGCAGATGACGCCCTCGGCTCCCAGGGTAACCCAGGCGGACCCAATGAATGCAGAGGTGAAGGTAACCCAGCTGAGGAGACGCTCGGCCGTGACCAGTGCAAGTCGCCCACAGAGCCTGACAGAGAGGCGAGCCACAGCCTGAAGGCTCCACCCGTTGGTTCAGGCAGTAACAGTTCAGCATCTGGCAGGAGCCCCAAGAAAGGGGGCTGTGGGAGGACTTCTGATTGTGCGGAGCCCACAGATGGGACAGCACATGTGGTCTCCACAGGCTGTAGTGATGAGCCCACAGAAGGCATTCTGGATGGAAGGGTTTCTGGTACTCTCACTGGGGGTGCAAGGCACGCCAGGGCAACGTCGCTGGAAGCCTCAGCGAGTACGCTGTCCCAGAGGGGAGCGCCTGTCGCTGCATTTATAGGAGTGATTGACCAGGAGTCGGATTTTCAAGATGCTGCTTCTTCTACATCAGACtctctcaatattaaaaaatcatgtgAAGAGAAAGTATGGAGACCGGTAGAAGACTGTGAAATGGAAGTGTGTCCAGGCCCTTGTGTGCCTGACACGGGGTCTGTTGCAGATCATGAACCAGATGTAAGAGTATTGGGTAAAATAAATATGTCTTTAAATTACATTCATCATGAAGAGCAAGTTAAAGAAGCATCCCTGAGAGAAACACAAGGAACAATTGAAGGATCAAGACTAGAAATAAATCCTGagcaagacaaagaaaatacCATTGGAATTTCTTCAGTAGAGTTGACATCTTCTGGACACCACGATGTAAACTCTGTCCCCTCGAGAAGCCCGAAATCCACTGAGATAATGCCTTTGCACCCATTGTctcaaaaaaaatcagaaacaattaTTAATAGTGAAGAAACTGACCCCCAAAACCTTTTTAAGCCAATAGACGGTGAAATGCCTTGTGAGAATAAGAACACCACAGTCCTGCCTGAGATGGAAGGAGGAGCACCAAGGAGTGAGAGTGAGCCTAGCAAAGAGAGCAGCACAGCCATTAGGGCGGAGAGCTCGCCTTTGATGCTAGATGCAGAAACTAATGTGAAAGGAGAAGACACTGCAGAGCAGCAGAGCGGGCCGTGGGGTCAGTTTCCTGCCGGGCAGGAGTCGCAAGAGATGGCAATCAGGGAAGGCGGTCTCGCTGATGTCCCAAGCCAGGCATCTCAGACCCACCTTAGAGCTCCGAGGGTGCCGGCTGACTCGGAGAGACGCCCAAGCCAGAAggttctgagccacaaggaagagGAGCAGGCACGCCAGAAAGAAGCACACACAGTGTTGGGACAGTGCACAACATCTCATACGTTGTCAGATGAGGGGCAGAGTCAGAGCCCACCTCAGGGTGGCGAAAATGAGCCCGCCTCAGAAACGGAAGTCACCTCAGCAAAGCCGGCCACGGGCGCCTCTGCCGTGGGGCCTCAGAAGCCCATTGACGTGGAGGAGGAAAGCTCGTGTCACCCGCTGAGAAAGGACACAGAGTCATGCACATGCCCCGGCCCCCGCACTGCCCCTCGGCGTGCTCAAGACCCCAGCTCCACGGGGCGGGAGGCCTTCCACGGTGCCTTTGGGAACACTTCTCACAGGAAGGGGGCGCTGCCCTTAAAGAAGCAGCCCCCCCGAACCTGCAAGAAAGTCTCCTGCCAGGAGCTGGTCTCCGTAGGGAGGAAAAGGAGTAGAATTGCACATTCTGCTTTCCTAAAGAGTTCCTCTGAGACCATCCCCACAAAagcacacaggtttctcactTCCCGTGCCATGTCTGTACCTGCGTGCCCAGAGCCCGAAACAGCCCCTGCCAGAAGCCTTGTGAGCCACGTACCAAAGCTGAAGGCTGCCCCGGGCCCACCCTCGGGGGGCCTGAATGTGCGGATGCCTACCAAAGAATTGGCCTTACTCAGCAAGCTGTCTATCCTCGCCTCCAGACTGGTCCCCGCTGCCAGGACCCAGAAGCTGCGGTCCCGGCGGTGCTCCTCGGACCTTCTCCCCGTGGCTAAAAGCTACAAGCAGCTCCGATACCGGAGGCTCCTGGACGGCTTCTCCTGCAGCATGACGCAGCTGAACCCGTGTCTGGCAGCTGGTGACTGGGACAGAAGGCCTAGCAGTAAACCCCTGATGCTTTATTCGCTCGAAACTGTCAAAATGAGCTTCATAGATGTGAGTGACAAGATGCCATCGCTGCTGCTCGGTTCCGAAACCTTCCCGGTATCCTTCCGTGTGAAGCTGGGCCCTGAGCGCGTGGCCGAGTCCCCTAGGACTTTCCCCGAGCACTGTGCGCCCGCGAGACTCGCCTTAGGAGAGGCCCGCTGGGGCCGTTCTCCACCTCCCAAGTGgaccttctccttcttcctggcCCAAGGCTGCCCTGGAATGGCCACATTCAGGGAAGACCCTGGCCTCTGCAGCCAGGCAGGCGCCCAGCCTCCAGTTCCCCTCCAGGACCGCAGGGCCACCGCCCTAGTCCAGACCAGAGGGGGCTGTTCCGTCCTCGGGCTCCACACGCTCCTAGCACTCTGCTCCCCGGGATGCTACCGGATCTGGACGAAGAAACGGAGCTGCGTCAGCCACACGCCTGCCATGCAGAggctcttcatgacccagttaacaCAGGGCCTCAAAGGGCTGCGGTCTCCCGCCTCCATAGCTGACAAGGTCTTCTGCTCCCTGCCCTACTCGGTGGGCCGGGTGCTGTCCATCTGGAGCCAGCATGGGCCTTCCGCCTGCCCCTTGGAGATCTCTGCCCTTCCACCCTCTCACAGCAAGCGGCAGTCACCTCTGGGCGCCATGAGCAG CCGCACCGTGTTACCGTCCATGCCTCTTCCGGGCCTGGAAGCTGCTTACAGTGCCGGCGGCAGTCACATGAG GCTAGAGCCTCCATTCCCTGCCTTGGTACCAAAGTCTCACCTGGTAACAGACTCAGCCGTCAGCAAGCTCCTGTTCTCAGCCTCAGAGTTCCCGGTTCCCGGGTTTGACGAGCTGGACGGTGTGACGGCCGCCTGCCCCCGACCACAGGGCAGCCCTCCAGACCAGAAAGAG gCTGAGCTGGAGAAGAGGCCGAAGAAAGTCTCACAGATTCGCATCCGGAAAACCATTCCTAAGCCAGACCCTAACCTCACGCCCATGGGCCTTCCTCGACCCAAAAG gttaaagaaaaaagagtttAGTTTAGAAGAAATATATACCAACAAGAATTATAAATCTCCTCCTGCAAACAG GTGTTTAGAGACCATTTTCGAGGAACCTAAGGAACGAAACGGTACGCTCATCTCCATCAGCCAACAGAAGAGGAAGCGAGTCCTAGAGTTTCAGGATTTCACAGTCCCTCGGAAGAGGCGTGCACGTGGAAAGGTCAAGGTAGCAGGCAGCTTTACACGGGCCCAGAAGGCAGCACTGCAGAGCCGCGAGCTGGACGCACTCTTGATACAGAAACTGATGGAACTGGAGACCTTCTTTGCcaaggaagaggaggagcaggagcagTCATCCGGCTGCTGA